Proteins co-encoded in one Actinobacillus succinogenes 130Z genomic window:
- a CDS encoding glycosyltransferase family 4 protein yields the protein MKVAINTLNFRRGGGVERYILDIINGFHQQNLRPRIYTGKADCSLPENQWIDLIKANISFIPRKLRHRFLSSFVRKNRRDDEVIFSLFFLYCDIFVCGGNHQGYLNALHKTPNCYERFIKIPYEYKVLKECQTVIAHSRLMKDELIKFYGVPAQKIQVVYPPADTQKFIPPPPRQRQLLRRKFGFADDEVIYLFPSTGHKRKGFELLKNFFNASDLPIKLVVAGTPVENSRNVRSLGFRQDMPELYQAADFTIMASFYEPFGLVGLESVLSGTPIIFSENMACLEVFQNRFGFTFNRHDPGSLKSAVEKSVDLVKGGQARIENPKHCLNYDPELSTHIARLLEIAKTVKKTTALS from the coding sequence ATGAAAGTTGCCATTAATACCTTAAATTTTCGACGGGGCGGCGGAGTTGAACGTTATATTCTGGATATAATCAACGGATTTCATCAGCAAAACCTGCGCCCGCGGATTTATACCGGCAAGGCGGATTGCAGCCTGCCGGAAAATCAATGGATTGACTTAATCAAAGCCAATATTTCCTTTATTCCGCGCAAACTGCGTCACCGTTTCCTTTCATCGTTCGTACGTAAAAACCGCCGGGATGATGAAGTGATTTTTTCGCTGTTTTTTCTGTATTGCGATATTTTCGTGTGCGGCGGTAATCATCAAGGCTATCTGAACGCCTTGCACAAAACGCCGAATTGTTATGAAAGATTCATAAAAATTCCATACGAATATAAGGTACTTAAGGAATGTCAAACCGTCATTGCTCATTCGCGGCTGATGAAAGACGAACTCATTAAATTTTACGGCGTACCTGCGCAAAAAATTCAGGTGGTTTATCCGCCGGCGGATACGCAAAAATTTATTCCGCCCCCCCCCCGGCAGCGTCAGCTATTACGCCGGAAATTCGGCTTTGCCGATGATGAAGTTATTTACCTGTTTCCTTCAACGGGACATAAACGCAAAGGCTTCGAATTACTAAAAAATTTCTTTAACGCCTCGGATTTACCGATTAAATTGGTGGTGGCGGGAACACCGGTAGAAAACAGCCGGAATGTGCGCTCGCTAGGTTTCAGACAAGATATGCCGGAACTCTATCAGGCGGCGGATTTCACCATAATGGCATCCTTTTATGAGCCTTTCGGTTTGGTTGGATTGGAATCCGTCCTGTCCGGTACGCCGATTATTTTTTCGGAAAATATGGCTTGCCTGGAAGTTTTTCAAAACCGGTTCGGTTTTACTTTTAACCGTCATGATCCCGGTTCGCTGAAAAGTGCGGTCGAAAAATCCGTTGATTTAGTCAAGGGAGGACAGGCCCGGATTGAAAATCCTAAACATTGTTTAAACTATGATCCGGAACTCTCAACCCATATTGCCCGCTTGTTGGAAATTGCAAAAACAGTGAAAAAAACGACCGCACTTTCTTAA
- the rpmE gene encoding 50S ribosomal protein L31: MKQGIHPEYKEITATCSCGNVIKTRSTLGKDINLDVCGNCHPFYTGKQRVVDTGGRVERFNKRFSIPGTKK, encoded by the coding sequence ATGAAACAAGGTATTCATCCAGAATATAAAGAAATTACTGCGACTTGTTCTTGCGGTAACGTAATCAAAACACGTTCAACTTTAGGTAAAGACATTAACTTGGACGTATGCGGCAACTGCCATCCGTTCTACACCGGTAAACAACGTGTGGTAGATACCGGCGGTCGTGTAGAACGTTTCAACAAACGTTTCAGCATTCCGGGTACCAAAAAATAA
- a CDS encoding glycosyltransferase family 25 protein, whose translation MQGKGADYGNQSINQSINILIINLKKSTQRRQFMQKQFDELQKCFPDFHLNYQFFTGVNGNEEANHPLFKKYNSKKRLARKGQDMSLSQLGCFASHYLLLEKCVQLNEPVIILEDDAILLDGFYDVLKYAPTVANYFEFFRLSNRSGGNNVKSAPLFQIPNTNLIISQVYKGWANTTGYFVTPRAAKKFLTQMKEWIYNVDITMDRYWENKVHFCALLPNVVRPQDEFLSQIQMNKTKRSISVKLKREIFAAYDRVNKCLFDLLH comes from the coding sequence ATGCAGGGTAAAGGAGCAGATTATGGCAATCAATCAATCAATCAATCAATCAATATTCTTATCATTAATTTAAAAAAATCAACTCAACGCCGTCAATTCATGCAGAAACAATTTGACGAATTGCAAAAATGCTTTCCTGATTTTCATCTTAACTACCAATTTTTTACTGGTGTAAACGGTAATGAAGAAGCAAATCATCCTCTCTTTAAAAAATATAACTCAAAAAAACGATTAGCAAGAAAAGGGCAGGATATGTCACTTTCACAGCTTGGCTGTTTTGCCAGCCATTATCTTCTTTTAGAAAAATGTGTTCAATTAAATGAGCCGGTTATTATATTGGAAGATGATGCTATATTACTTGACGGATTTTATGATGTTCTCAAATATGCGCCAACTGTAGCAAATTATTTTGAATTTTTCAGGCTAAGTAACCGTTCTGGCGGAAATAATGTAAAATCAGCGCCATTATTTCAAATCCCTAATACGAATTTAATTATTTCTCAAGTATATAAAGGATGGGCTAATACCACAGGTTATTTTGTTACTCCTAGAGCGGCAAAAAAATTTTTAACTCAAATGAAAGAATGGATTTACAACGTCGATATTACTATGGATAGATATTGGGAAAATAAAGTACATTTTTGTGCCTTATTACCTAATGTCGTTCGCCCACAAGATGAATTCTTAAGTCAAATCCAAATGAATAAAACTAAACGTAGTATCAGTGTAAAGTTAAAGCGAGAAATCTTTGCCGCTTATGATCGAGTAAACAAATGCTTATTTGATCTTCTCCACTAA
- the priA gene encoding primosomal protein N', which translates to MKFVRVALAVPLMRFFDYLLPDGLSLEIGSRVVVPFGRQKRVAIAVDFPLQSELPAEQLKQILAVLDEKTIFNAPLWSLLNWAAGYYQAPLGEALFSALPVKLRNGESAVEKSKIFWKLTALGEQALTDGALNRAKKQLEAARSLILAPLEKGNNPFAASIWSALKEKALITEFEQAVESVDWQKKLGELALTKTENRLTLNKQQALALSRLLFQQGFQAFLLDGVTGSGKTEIYLQFIEETLKKNRQVLVLVPEIGLAPQTVRRFRARFNVEIDVLHSNLNDSQRLQVWRRAKNGQSAIVIGTRSALFTPFRDLGAILLDEEHEASFKQQDGWRYHARDLAVVYAKQLDIPVVLGSATPSLESLHNVNQGKYTHIVLSQRAGQAKTAESQLIDLKKQSVVNGLSGTLLRKMDEHLQKGNQVLLFLNRRGFAPVLLCHECGWMCCCPHCDKPFTYHQRQRVMRCHHCASQRPIPMQCADCGSTHLITTGLGTEQLEQTLKERFPHYGITRIDRDSTARKGTLESHLDDIKQGKSRILIGTQMLAKGHHFPDVTLVALINVDGSLFSMDFRAEERLAQLYVQVAGRAGRAEKPGEVLLQTHYPEHPLLRRLLNDGYAAFAREALDMRRTMGLPPFSFQALFKAQSRQSAAAERLLTQIADYFQRWKQAKNQPHLQILGAMPAPFAKKADQFRWQLLLQHPSRAWLQRALADFYRNWENKPSQVRLNLDVDPQDLT; encoded by the coding sequence ATGAAATTTGTTCGTGTCGCGCTGGCGGTGCCGTTAATGCGTTTTTTTGATTATTTATTGCCTGACGGGCTTTCGCTTGAGATCGGAAGCCGGGTTGTGGTGCCGTTCGGACGGCAGAAACGGGTGGCGATTGCAGTGGATTTCCCGCTTCAAAGCGAATTGCCCGCCGAACAACTGAAACAAATTCTGGCGGTATTGGATGAAAAAACAATCTTTAATGCGCCGCTCTGGTCATTACTGAACTGGGCGGCTGGGTATTATCAGGCACCGCTGGGAGAAGCTTTATTTTCGGCGTTGCCGGTGAAATTGCGTAACGGTGAAAGTGCGGTGGAAAAATCGAAAATTTTTTGGAAATTGACCGCACTTGGCGAACAGGCGTTAACGGACGGTGCGCTGAATCGCGCGAAAAAACAGCTGGAAGCGGCAAGATCACTGATTTTAGCTCCGTTGGAAAAAGGTAATAATCCTTTCGCCGCGAGCATCTGGTCGGCTTTGAAAGAGAAAGCTTTGATTACGGAATTTGAGCAGGCGGTGGAATCCGTCGATTGGCAAAAAAAGTTAGGTGAATTAGCGCTAACCAAAACGGAAAATCGTTTAACCTTAAATAAACAACAGGCGTTGGCGTTAAGCCGGTTGTTGTTTCAGCAAGGCTTTCAGGCATTTTTGCTGGACGGCGTAACAGGTTCCGGTAAAACGGAAATCTATTTGCAGTTTATTGAAGAAACATTGAAAAAAAACCGGCAGGTTTTGGTGCTGGTGCCGGAAATCGGTTTAGCTCCGCAAACGGTCCGTCGCTTTCGGGCGCGTTTTAACGTAGAAATTGACGTATTGCATTCCAATTTAAACGATTCTCAGCGACTACAAGTGTGGCGACGGGCAAAAAACGGGCAAAGCGCGATAGTTATCGGTACCCGTTCGGCGTTGTTTACCCCATTTCGTGATCTAGGCGCGATTCTTCTGGATGAAGAACATGAGGCCTCTTTCAAACAGCAAGACGGGTGGCGTTATCATGCCCGTGATTTGGCGGTGGTTTACGCCAAGCAGCTGGATATTCCGGTGGTGTTGGGCTCGGCGACCCCCAGCTTGGAAAGTCTGCACAATGTGAATCAGGGGAAATATACCCACATCGTTTTGTCGCAACGCGCCGGACAAGCGAAAACAGCAGAAAGTCAGTTGATTGATTTAAAAAAACAATCGGTGGTAAACGGTTTGTCGGGTACCTTGCTGCGTAAAATGGATGAACATCTGCAAAAGGGAAATCAGGTGTTGCTGTTTTTGAACCGACGCGGTTTTGCACCCGTGTTGCTATGTCATGAATGCGGTTGGATGTGCTGCTGTCCTCATTGTGATAAACCGTTCACATATCATCAACGGCAACGGGTTATGCGCTGTCATCATTGCGCATCGCAGCGCCCGATTCCCATGCAGTGTGCGGATTGCGGTTCGACCCATTTAATCACCACAGGGCTTGGCACCGAACAGTTGGAGCAAACGTTGAAAGAACGTTTTCCGCATTACGGTATTACCCGTATCGATCGTGACAGCACGGCGCGTAAAGGCACACTGGAAAGCCATCTGGATGATATTAAGCAAGGCAAAAGCCGGATTCTGATTGGCACGCAGATGCTGGCGAAAGGTCATCATTTCCCGGATGTGACGCTGGTGGCGCTGATTAATGTGGACGGCAGTCTGTTCAGTATGGATTTTCGTGCCGAAGAACGCTTGGCGCAGCTTTACGTACAGGTGGCGGGGCGAGCGGGCCGAGCGGAAAAACCGGGCGAAGTATTGTTACAAACCCATTATCCGGAGCATCCGCTATTGCGGCGTTTGTTGAACGACGGTTACGCCGCGTTTGCCCGTGAAGCGTTAGACATGCGTCGTACAATGGGATTGCCGCCTTTTAGTTTTCAGGCGTTATTTAAAGCGCAAAGCCGACAATCTGCAGCTGCTGAGCGATTACTCACTCAGATTGCGGATTATTTCCAACGATGGAAACAGGCGAAAAATCAACCGCACTTACAGATTTTGGGCGCAATGCCGGCACCTTTCGCCAAAAAAGCGGATCAATTTCGCTGGCAGTTGTTATTACAACATCCGTCACGCGCTTGGTTGCAAAGGGCATTGGCGGATTTTTATCGGAACTGGGAAAATAAACCGTCACAAGTGCGGTTAAATTTAGATGTAGATCCGCAGGATCTGACTTGA
- the ftsN gene encoding cell division protein FtsN — MAQRDYAARSTKKKKSAGLGKSVLLTIACVVVLGFALGLYFLTTKAPEPQSRELAVEQVKPKSQLPSRPEESWSYIKELERRTVPTDNSQASLEKVAQLSEKQKEDLRRLEEAEKKAALERATKAAENGAQQTVPVTDATSVAATATSPAAGIADEAGAKAEAEKRAVEQAKKEEERKKAELAKQQAAKKAETAKSNSAKASGGKFGLQCGAFNDRAKAEALQAKLAMTGLNARITESGKWNRVLVGPIGDRQAAAGAQQQAGSVASCVIIGM, encoded by the coding sequence GTGGCACAACGAGATTATGCTGCGCGCAGCACCAAAAAGAAAAAATCAGCCGGATTAGGAAAATCCGTCTTGCTAACTATCGCCTGCGTTGTGGTTTTGGGATTTGCATTGGGGCTTTATTTTTTAACCACAAAAGCGCCGGAACCGCAGTCTAGAGAATTAGCGGTGGAACAGGTGAAACCGAAAAGCCAATTACCCAGCCGACCGGAAGAAAGCTGGTCGTACATTAAAGAATTGGAGCGCCGCACCGTGCCGACGGATAACAGTCAGGCGTCCTTGGAAAAAGTAGCGCAATTAAGTGAAAAACAAAAAGAAGATTTAAGACGTTTGGAAGAAGCCGAGAAAAAAGCGGCGCTGGAACGGGCGACTAAAGCGGCGGAAAACGGTGCTCAGCAAACCGTTCCGGTAACAGATGCGACTTCCGTTGCGGCAACGGCTACGTCACCGGCGGCAGGTATAGCGGATGAAGCAGGGGCAAAAGCGGAAGCCGAAAAAAGAGCCGTAGAGCAAGCTAAAAAAGAGGAAGAGCGCAAAAAGGCCGAATTAGCCAAACAACAGGCGGCGAAAAAAGCCGAAACCGCCAAATCCAATTCGGCTAAAGCTTCCGGCGGTAAATTCGGTTTACAGTGCGGCGCCTTTAACGATCGCGCGAAAGCGGAAGCTTTGCAGGCGAAGCTAGCGATGACAGGGTTGAATGCGCGCATTACCGAAAGCGGCAAATGGAACCGTGTGTTGGTTGGTCCGATCGGCGATCGTCAGGCGGCTGCAGGCGCACAACAACAAGCCGGCTCAGTGGCGAGTTGCGTGATTATCGGGATGTAA
- a CDS encoding TetR/AcrR family transcriptional regulator, with amino-acid sequence MHQSDKDMAEQILVATEQLIADRGLQNLSMQKIAKQAKISAGTIYLYFESKDKLLEQLARRVFTLFNQELEKNYDEDVSYFEQYRTMWWNVWHYLLNNPIQLKNMSQYWSLPTFIDICAELDQESHWAIFCQKAIAANEMCDLPIKVLFSLGLEHLVNLAKDKIYFKLELADDVLENIIERSWRSLKK; translated from the coding sequence ATGCACCAATCTGATAAAGATATGGCGGAGCAAATTTTGGTTGCAACGGAACAATTAATTGCGGACAGAGGGTTGCAGAACCTATCGATGCAAAAAATTGCCAAGCAGGCAAAAATTTCAGCCGGTACCATTTATCTTTACTTTGAAAGTAAAGATAAATTGTTAGAACAGCTTGCGCGTCGCGTATTCACGCTTTTCAACCAAGAGCTGGAAAAAAATTATGATGAAGACGTATCTTATTTTGAACAATATCGAACAATGTGGTGGAATGTTTGGCATTATCTATTGAATAATCCTATTCAGTTGAAGAATATGAGCCAATATTGGTCTCTACCCACTTTTATTGATATTTGTGCGGAACTGGATCAAGAAAGTCATTGGGCTATTTTTTGTCAAAAAGCAATCGCTGCAAATGAAATGTGCGATTTGCCGATTAAAGTGTTGTTTTCATTAGGGCTTGAGCATTTAGTAAATTTAGCAAAAGATAAAATTTATTTTAAGCTTGAACTTGCAGATGACGTTCTGGAAAACATTATTGAGCGCAGTTGGCGTTCCCTGAAAAAATAA
- the acrA gene encoding multidrug efflux RND transporter periplasmic adaptor subunit AcrA, producing MSQLQTNKPKRSHTFFLKVGLAVAVLVFALVIGLNKFKEIMIGKAIANMPETASPVTAMTVAPREWTPVINTTGLVRPNQGSMLSAQASGTIKKILVKSGQIVKKGDVLVEFDNDVEVASLRAAEAQVPAARLTYQRYANLIKSQSVSQTELDNAKATLDQLVANVNSLKATIERRKIVAPYDGVTGIVQVNEGQYISTGAEIVRVEDVSSMKVDFSVSQNDLENLHIGQKVTATSDARLGETFAAKVTAIEPAINKSTGLIDVQATFEPEDGKKLLSGMFTRLRLALPTEREQIVIPQVAITYNMYGEMAYVLRPLSDEDKEKLKDNENLSKMYRAQQITVFTKDRQGIYAQLKGDEVKAGDIIVTGGQQRLGNGSLVTVADKEGVGTVQPATKTNL from the coding sequence ATGTCTCAACTTCAAACGAACAAACCGAAACGTTCGCATACTTTCTTTTTGAAAGTAGGGCTAGCTGTTGCGGTGTTAGTGTTCGCGCTAGTCATCGGTTTGAACAAATTTAAAGAAATTATGATTGGCAAAGCTATTGCCAATATGCCGGAAACAGCAAGTCCGGTAACGGCAATGACGGTTGCACCGCGTGAATGGACACCGGTGATTAATACCACCGGTCTGGTTCGTCCTAATCAAGGATCTATGTTAAGCGCGCAAGCTTCGGGAACGATTAAGAAAATTCTGGTTAAATCGGGTCAAATTGTGAAAAAGGGCGATGTGCTGGTCGAATTTGATAATGATGTGGAAGTGGCAAGTTTACGTGCCGCTGAAGCGCAAGTGCCGGCAGCGCGTTTAACTTATCAACGTTATGCGAACTTGATCAAATCACAAAGCGTATCACAGACCGAATTGGATAATGCGAAAGCGACTTTAGATCAATTAGTGGCAAACGTTAATTCTTTAAAAGCTACCATTGAACGCCGTAAAATCGTTGCGCCTTATGATGGTGTCACCGGTATCGTTCAAGTCAACGAAGGTCAATATATCTCGACCGGCGCGGAAATCGTACGGGTAGAAGACGTTAGTTCCATGAAAGTGGATTTCTCCGTATCGCAAAACGATTTGGAGAATCTGCATATCGGTCAGAAAGTAACGGCTACGTCCGATGCCCGTTTAGGGGAAACTTTTGCGGCGAAAGTTACAGCGATTGAACCGGCAATCAATAAGTCCACCGGCTTAATTGATGTACAGGCGACATTTGAACCGGAAGACGGCAAAAAACTGTTATCCGGTATGTTCACCCGTTTGCGTTTGGCTCTACCGACGGAAAGAGAACAAATTGTGATTCCGCAGGTGGCGATTACCTACAATATGTATGGTGAAATGGCTTATGTGTTACGGCCGTTATCCGATGAAGATAAAGAAAAACTGAAAGATAACGAAAACTTAAGCAAAATGTATCGTGCCCAGCAAATTACCGTATTTACGAAAGACCGTCAGGGTATTTATGCACAATTGAAAGGTGACGAAGTGAAAGCCGGCGATATTATCGTCACCGGCGGACAACAGCGTTTGGGTAACGGCAGTCTGGTAACGGTCGCCGATAAAGAAGGCGTCGGTACCGTTCAGCCTGCAAC